In Rutidosis leptorrhynchoides isolate AG116_Rl617_1_P2 chromosome 2, CSIRO_AGI_Rlap_v1, whole genome shotgun sequence, one genomic interval encodes:
- the LOC139892493 gene encoding probable apyrase 7 yields the protein MEPKSPSKLKLPALGYFHHFTVLKITIITVTVILLILTGYYLFYNPRFATNTSYFTVVLDCGSSGTRVNIYEWMLKDSLLADKDSKLPILLHSYPDKSTKIDDFKDGCAYHCMQTEPGLDKFVGNASGVKSSIEPLIRRAEKWVPYERRKDTPIFVLATAGLRRLSTDAANEVLDDVESIVKLHDFKYKKDWIRILSGEEEAYYGWLALNHHMGIFGNSSKLPTLGLLDLGGSSLQVATETREPILDVHVSFKSKIGAFEHQIMAVSLPAFGLNEGFDRTVVMLSKSLVFVDRELGSFEIGHPCLRFGFMQNYTCYGCFKGNSSRYMRENEFLVLNLVGKPNWEKCKVLARAAATNSSSISDRSKRSDDSYCTGPSSVNGEMNLNLFGGTHSVSRFHALSGFYAVYKLLNLNSSTTISKIWEKGEELCSRSLAGLTNMSINQKYAELLCFRVPYIVSLIEKTVCVGNKDIVFGPRDISWTLGAALVEGKNLWLSDTFRAQSIVSNLTLTRVILSPYFLFVLLAFLLFVVYRSQIKLPMLGRKVTSIPPYINSKRSPA from the exons ATGGAACCCAAATCCCCCTCGAAGTTAAAGCTTCCTGCTTTAGGTTATTTTCATCATTTCACAGTACTAAAAATAACCATCATAACAGTAACAGTTATACTACTTATATTAACTGGTTACTACCTTTTTTATAACCCTAGATTTGCTACAAATACTTCATATTTCACTGTTGTATTGGACTGTGGAAGTAGTGGGACAAGAGTGAATATATACGAATGGATGTTAAAAGATAGTCTTTTAGCTGATAAAGATTCGAAGCTACCAATTTTGCTACATTCTTATCCTGATAAATCGACAAAGATCGATGATTTTAAAGATGGTTGTGCATACCATTGTATGCAAACCGAGCCCGGGTTGGATAAGTTTGTAGGAAATGCTTCCGGTGTTAAGTCTTCTATAGAGCCATTGATTCGTAGGGCCGAAAAATGGGTACCTTATGAAAGGCGTAAAGATACTCCAATTTTTGTGTTGGCGACAGCTGGGCTAAGAAGATTGAGTACAGATGCTGCTAACGAGGTTTTGGATGATGTCGAGAGTATTGTTAAGTTGCATGATTTTAAGTATAAAAAAGATTGGATTAGGATTTTGAGTGGTGAAGAAGAGGCGTATTATGGTTGGCTAGCTTTAAATCATCACATGGGTATATTTGGGAATTCATCAAAATTGCCAACTTTAGGTCTTCTTGATCTTGGTGGTTCGTCGTTGCAGGTAGCAACAGAAACTAGAGAGCCGATATTGGATGTTCATGTTTCTTTTAAGTCAAAGATTGGTGCTTTTGAGCACCAGATAATGGCAGTTTCGTTGCCGGCTTTTGGACTAAATGAAGGTTTTGATAGAACGGTTGTTATGCTTAGTAAGTCACTAGTGTTTGTAGATcgtgagttaggaagttttgagaTCGGTCATCCGTGTCTTAGGTTTGGATTTATGCAGAACTACACTTGTTATGGCTGCTTTAAAGGGAATTCAAGTAGGTATATGAGAGAAAACGAGTTTTTGgtgttaaatttagttggaaagcCGAATTGGGAGAAGTGTAAAGTGTTGGCAAGAGCTGCAGCCACTAATTCAAGCAGCATATCAGACAGGTCAAAACGATCGGATGATTCATATTGCACAGGACCTTCTTCAGTGAATG GCGAGATGAATCTGAATTTGTTTGGAGGTACTCACTCAGTTTCACGTTTCCATGCATTATCTGGATTCTACGCTGTTTACAAATTGTTAAACTTGAACTCATCGACAACTATATCAAAGATATGGGAAAAAGGCGAGGAATTGTGTTCAAGATCATTGGCTGGTTTGACCAACATGTCAATAAACCAAAAGTATGCCGAGCTTCTCTGTTTTCGAGTTCCGTATATCGTTTCACTCATTGAAAAGACCGTTTGTGTCGGCAATAAAGATATTGTTTTTGGTCCCAGGGACATTTCTTGGACCTTAGGAGCCGCGTTGGTTGAAGGAAAAAACTTATGGCTAAGTGACACTTTTAGAGCTCAAAGCATTGTTTCTAATTTAACACTAACGAGGGTGATATTGTCACCATATTTTCTGTTTGTTCTTCTCGCATTCCTTTTATTTGTTGTTTATCGTAGCCAGATTAAGCTGCCCATGTTAGGAAGAAAGGTGACATCTATACCACCTTACATCAATTCTAAACGTAGCCCTGCGTAG
- the LOC139892494 gene encoding uncharacterized protein: protein MGKLNLSLITIVCILGFSNAYESPEYTVIHSESEFEIRLYNQTVWMTAPVKETSFRKATNDGFHRLFQYIEGANLNNSRVSMTLPVLTSLIPGAGDSSAYIVHFYLPTKFQDTPPVPLPELNLSPDSWPTSCKAVRQFSGFARDKNTAKEVEKLTTSLSNSQYSTSSSGNFAYSIAQYNSPLKFFGRVNEVWVDVDGCETTSVAAY from the exons ATGGGGAAACTGAATTTATCCCTGATAACCATCGTCTGCATTTTAGGGTTTAGTAACGCATACGAATCACCAGAATACACAGTAATTCACTCCGAATCGGAATTCGAAATCAGATTGTATAATCAAACAGTCTGGATGACTGCTCCCGTCAAAGAAACCTCGTTTCGTAAAGCCACCAACGATGGCTTCCATAG GTTGTTCCAGTATATCGAAGGTGCAAATTTGAACAATTCTCGAGTATCAATGACTCTGCCTGTTTTAACAAGCCTGATCCCGGGAGCAGGGGATTCATCAGCATATATAGTTCATTTCTACCTTCCTACAAAGTTCCAAGACACGCCTCCCGTTCCACTTCCGGAACTTAACCTTTCGCCTGATTCGTGGCCCACCTCATGCAAAGCAGTCCGCCAATTCTCGGGTTTTGCTAGGGATAAAAACACAGCTAAAGAGGTCGAGAAGCTAACCACTAGTTTAAGTAATTCACAATACTCTACTTCTTCCTCTGGTAACTTTGCGTACTCAATTGCACAATACAACTCTCCTTTAAAGTTCTTTGGACGAGTAAATGAAGTTTGGGTCGATGTTGATGGCTGTGAGACCACTAGCGTAGCGGCTTACTGA